Proteins from a single region of Amycolatopsis sp. CA-230715:
- a CDS encoding LysM peptidoglycan-binding domain-containing protein, with protein sequence MSLLDERSPQVGAVPRAARVRSLTLVPPLPDAAPEPRTPGAARRVRAGETRRPATRARVVAGRPRTRAASCAPRRTPVRWPALAGLAAAVFLAIVGIGLFANAMAGEAPVPESTATIAVAPGDTLSAIAHRFAPDSDTGAVVDRIQQLNHLDGAALTPGTPLSVPVSSSGG encoded by the coding sequence ATGTCGCTGCTGGACGAGAGGTCACCGCAGGTGGGCGCCGTACCCCGGGCGGCAAGGGTGCGGTCGCTGACCCTGGTGCCCCCGCTCCCGGACGCCGCGCCCGAACCCAGGACGCCCGGCGCGGCAAGGCGCGTCCGCGCCGGCGAGACCAGGCGACCGGCCACCAGGGCGCGCGTCGTCGCGGGCAGGCCGCGCACGCGGGCCGCCTCCTGCGCGCCGCGGCGGACCCCCGTGCGGTGGCCCGCGCTCGCCGGGCTCGCCGCCGCGGTGTTCCTCGCGATCGTCGGCATCGGCCTGTTCGCCAACGCCATGGCGGGCGAAGCCCCCGTCCCGGAGAGCACCGCCACGATCGCCGTCGCCCCCGGCGACACGCTCTCCGCCATCGCGCACCGCTTCGCCCCGGACAGCGACACCGGCGCGGTCGTCGACCGCATCCAGCAACTCAACCACCTCGACGGCGCCGCCCTCACCCCCGGCACCCCGCTCTCCGTGCCTGTTTCTTCATCGGGCGGCTGA
- the lexA gene encoding transcriptional repressor LexA produces MHTLAEAEDAEEGLTTRQQQVLEVIRAWVNRFGYPPSVREIGEAVGLTSTSSVSHQLRALQRKGYLRRDANRPRAVGVLTANAAEEPPEEQMPRPAYVPLVGRIAAGGPVLAEQAIEDVFPLPKDIVGEGDVFLLSVTGDSMTGAAITDGDWVVVRQQPTANNGEIVAAMIDGEATVKTFKRKDGHVWLLPHNDAYDPIPGDEASILGKVVAVLRRL; encoded by the coding sequence GTGCACACCCTGGCCGAGGCCGAGGACGCCGAGGAAGGCCTGACGACGCGTCAGCAGCAGGTGCTGGAGGTCATCCGCGCCTGGGTCAACCGGTTCGGTTACCCGCCGAGCGTGCGCGAGATCGGCGAGGCGGTGGGCCTGACGTCGACCTCCTCGGTGTCGCACCAGTTGCGCGCGCTGCAGCGGAAGGGCTATCTGCGCCGGGACGCGAACCGCCCGCGCGCGGTGGGCGTGCTCACCGCCAACGCGGCGGAGGAGCCGCCGGAGGAACAGATGCCGCGCCCGGCGTACGTGCCGCTGGTCGGCCGGATCGCCGCCGGTGGGCCGGTGCTCGCCGAGCAGGCCATCGAGGACGTGTTCCCGCTGCCGAAGGACATCGTCGGCGAGGGCGACGTCTTCCTGCTGAGCGTCACCGGTGATTCGATGACCGGCGCCGCGATCACCGACGGCGACTGGGTGGTCGTCCGCCAGCAGCCCACCGCGAACAACGGCGAGATCGTCGCCGCGATGATCGACGGCGAAGCCACCGTGAAGACGTTCAAGCGCAAGGACGGGCACGTGTGGCTGCTGCCGCACAACGACGCCTACGACCCGATCCCCGGTGACGAGGCGAGCATTCTCGGCAAGGTCGTCGCCGTCCTGCGCCGTCTCTGA
- a CDS encoding esterase-like activity of phytase family protein encodes MLCALVLAPSVAYAAEAPAPVCTVKDKRLNELSGLVSDGEHFYAINDGGTKTQVFVLGRDCAVQRVITNAADPYDVEDLARAADGTFWLSDTGDNRKQRDTVALLALTPQGKATLYRLTYPDGQHDTEALLLGRDGTPYLVTKNILGDASVFRPKGKLASPGPTPLENVGSVAIKTTDTEGGPVGALGSLLVTGGATSADGKVVALRTYTDAYLYPAPDGDIAAALKREPVRVPLPGEKQGEAIAFDPDGTLLSGSEGVGEPIKAVPKATDLVKMEPEPSGEAPAAPGGASAAPSGSGPDESTVTAVIVVAAVLVIGFGLFRRSRRR; translated from the coding sequence GTGCTGTGCGCACTGGTGCTGGCGCCTTCGGTCGCGTACGCGGCCGAGGCACCGGCGCCGGTGTGCACCGTGAAGGACAAGCGGCTGAACGAGCTGTCCGGGCTGGTCAGCGACGGCGAGCACTTCTACGCCATCAACGACGGCGGCACGAAGACACAGGTGTTCGTGCTCGGGCGCGACTGCGCCGTCCAGCGGGTGATCACCAATGCCGCCGACCCGTACGACGTGGAAGACCTGGCGAGAGCCGCCGACGGCACGTTCTGGCTGTCGGACACCGGCGACAACCGCAAGCAGCGGGACACCGTCGCGCTGCTCGCGCTCACGCCGCAAGGCAAGGCCACGCTGTACCGGCTGACCTACCCCGACGGCCAGCACGACACCGAGGCGTTGCTGCTGGGCCGGGACGGCACGCCGTACCTCGTCACGAAGAACATCCTCGGCGACGCCTCCGTCTTCCGCCCCAAGGGAAAACTCGCCAGCCCGGGTCCGACGCCGCTCGAGAACGTCGGCTCGGTGGCCATCAAGACGACCGACACCGAAGGCGGGCCCGTCGGCGCACTCGGCTCGCTGCTCGTCACCGGTGGCGCGACCAGTGCCGACGGCAAAGTCGTCGCGTTGCGCACCTACACCGACGCCTATCTCTACCCGGCCCCGGACGGCGACATCGCCGCCGCGCTGAAACGCGAACCGGTGCGGGTGCCGTTGCCGGGGGAGAAGCAGGGCGAGGCGATCGCGTTCGACCCGGACGGCACGCTGCTTTCCGGCAGCGAAGGCGTCGGCGAGCCGATCAAAGCGGTGCCGAAGGCGACCGATCTCGTGAAGATGGAGCCGGAGCCCTCCGGCGAGGCGCCCGCCGCTCCCGGCGGCGCCAGTGCCGCGCCGAGCGGGTCGGGGCCGGACGAGTCCACGGTCACGGCGGTCATCGTGGTCGCCGCCGTGCTGGTCATCGGCTTCGGTCTTTTCCGGCGCTCGCGACGGCGCTGA
- the hflX gene encoding GTPase HflX, translating to MTDAELSTGELELEDRASLRRVAGLSTELQDITEVEYRQLRLERVVLVGVWTEGSAAQSEASLAELARLAETAGSEVLEGVVQRRIKPDPATYIGSGKVRELRDVVISTGADTVVADGELSPGQLRQLEEKLKVKVIDRTALILDIFAQHARSKEGKAQVELAQLQYLIPRLRGWGESLSRQAGGRAGGANGGVGLRGPGETKLETDRRRINKRVSKLRREIAAMDTIRETKRGRRVANEVPSVAIVGYTNAGKSSLLNAITGAGVLVEDALFATLDPTTRRAETPDGRTYTLTDTVGFVRHLPHQLVDAFRSTLEEAADADLLVHVVDGSDPAPEEQVNAVREVLGEITQRRSEPLPPELIVINKADAADELSLARLRHVLPGAAVVSAATGEGVGQLVDTIAERLPRPEVVVDALVPYARGELVARVHADGEVLTEEHLADGTHLKARVRPDLAAALETYLANGSLTR from the coding sequence ATGACTGACGCTGAACTGTCCACCGGTGAGCTGGAGCTGGAAGACCGGGCGTCACTGCGCCGGGTCGCGGGGCTTTCCACCGAGCTGCAGGACATCACCGAGGTCGAATACCGGCAGCTGCGGCTCGAACGCGTGGTGCTGGTGGGGGTGTGGACCGAGGGGAGCGCAGCGCAGTCGGAGGCGTCACTCGCCGAACTGGCGCGGCTCGCCGAGACGGCCGGTTCCGAGGTCCTCGAAGGTGTGGTGCAGCGCCGGATCAAGCCGGACCCGGCGACCTACATCGGCTCGGGGAAGGTGCGCGAGCTGCGCGATGTCGTGATCTCCACGGGTGCCGACACGGTGGTCGCCGACGGCGAGCTGTCGCCGGGCCAGCTGCGCCAGCTCGAAGAGAAGCTCAAGGTCAAGGTCATCGACCGCACCGCGCTCATCCTCGACATCTTCGCGCAGCACGCGCGCTCGAAGGAGGGCAAGGCGCAGGTCGAGCTGGCCCAGCTGCAGTACCTCATCCCGCGGCTGCGGGGCTGGGGTGAGTCGCTGTCCCGGCAGGCCGGTGGCCGTGCCGGTGGCGCGAACGGCGGCGTCGGCCTGCGCGGTCCCGGTGAGACCAAGCTGGAGACCGACCGCAGGCGCATCAACAAGCGGGTGTCGAAGCTGCGGCGGGAGATCGCCGCGATGGACACCATCCGCGAGACCAAGCGCGGGCGCCGGGTCGCCAACGAGGTGCCGAGCGTCGCGATCGTCGGCTACACCAACGCCGGGAAGTCGAGCCTGCTCAACGCCATCACCGGCGCGGGCGTGCTGGTCGAGGACGCGTTGTTCGCGACCCTGGACCCGACGACGCGGCGAGCCGAGACCCCGGACGGGCGCACCTACACGCTGACCGACACGGTCGGTTTCGTGCGGCACCTGCCGCACCAGCTGGTGGACGCGTTCCGCTCCACGCTCGAAGAAGCAGCCGACGCCGATCTGCTCGTGCACGTGGTGGACGGGTCGGATCCGGCGCCGGAGGAACAGGTCAACGCCGTCCGCGAGGTGCTCGGCGAGATCACGCAGCGCCGGTCGGAACCGCTGCCGCCCGAGCTGATCGTGATCAACAAGGCCGACGCGGCGGACGAACTGTCGCTCGCCAGGCTCCGGCACGTGCTGCCCGGCGCGGCCGTGGTGTCCGCGGCCACCGGGGAGGGTGTCGGCCAGCTGGTCGACACCATCGCCGAGCGGCTGCCGCGGCCCGAGGTCGTCGTCGACGCGCTCGTGCCGTACGCGCGAGGTGAGCTGGTGGCGCGGGTGCACGCCGACGGCGAGGTCCTCACCGAGGAGCACCTCGCAGACGGCACGCACCTGAAGGCCAGGGTCCGCCCCGACCTCGCCGCCGCGCTGGAAACCTATCTCGCGAACGGTTCGCTCACCCGGTGA
- a CDS encoding GntR family transcriptional regulator, which yields MVDRRSGVPAFRQVAADLRDKISAGDYAPGDRLPSERELVESYGVSRPTIRDAVNVLRTEGIVTAEHGRGVFVRKSVALRRLPHSRLSRRARTRHQGAFLADAAAGGFTPTWSVTVRTEVAGERAASILEISADTEVTVRDRIMRADGLVVQLSTSRLPREFTRGTAIEEVDTGPDGTYARLEEAGHRLGAFAEHVGARMPSPAEASALQVDEGTPVLTVTRVAFRADGIPLEMNDIVRSADKYELSYEWAAD from the coding sequence ATGGTGGATCGGCGCAGCGGGGTGCCCGCATTCCGGCAGGTCGCGGCGGACCTGCGTGACAAGATCTCGGCTGGCGATTACGCGCCAGGCGACCGCTTGCCCAGCGAACGTGAGCTGGTCGAGAGCTACGGTGTGTCGCGTCCGACGATCAGGGACGCGGTCAACGTCTTGCGAACTGAAGGGATCGTGACCGCCGAACATGGCCGCGGTGTCTTCGTCCGGAAGTCCGTCGCGCTCCGGCGCCTGCCCCATTCCCGACTGTCTCGCCGGGCTCGAACTCGCCACCAAGGTGCGTTCCTGGCCGATGCCGCGGCAGGTGGGTTCACGCCGACTTGGTCGGTCACGGTGCGCACCGAGGTCGCGGGCGAGCGGGCCGCATCGATTCTCGAGATCTCGGCCGACACCGAGGTGACCGTTCGAGACCGGATCATGCGGGCGGATGGCCTTGTCGTGCAGCTCTCGACTTCGCGGCTGCCCCGAGAATTCACCCGCGGAACCGCCATCGAAGAGGTCGACACCGGCCCCGATGGCACGTATGCGCGCCTCGAAGAGGCTGGGCATCGCCTCGGTGCCTTCGCCGAGCATGTCGGAGCACGCATGCCGAGCCCCGCCGAAGCGTCCGCTTTGCAGGTGGACGAAGGAACACCGGTCCTCACCGTAACCAGGGTCGCCTTTCGCGCCGACGGGATTCCCTTGGAAATGAACGACATCGTGCGCTCCGCCGACAAGTACGAGCTGTCCTACGAGTGGGCAGCGGACTGA
- the dapF gene encoding diaminopimelate epimerase, whose product MAGISFLKGHGTQNDFVLLPDADGALDLTEVRVAALCDRRRGLGADGVLRVVRAEAIGLSSEGEWFMDYRNADGSIAEMCGNGVRVFARYLVEAGLVTDREFVMGSRAGDRPVRVHDDLSVTVHMGPATVTGSSVTTVAGTPFSGIAVDVGNPHLVSTVDEDVSSLDLRDQPGFDRDFFPHGVNLEFVNVLGEGALRMRVHERGVGETRACGTGTVAAVAATLHLAGADSGTSTVDIPGGRVSVTVERGASTLTGPAEIVARGELDEHWWAGLG is encoded by the coding sequence ATGGCTGGTATCTCGTTCCTGAAGGGGCACGGCACGCAGAACGACTTCGTGCTGCTCCCCGACGCCGACGGCGCGCTCGACCTCACCGAGGTGAGGGTCGCCGCGCTGTGCGACCGCCGCCGGGGGCTCGGCGCCGACGGCGTGCTGCGCGTGGTGCGCGCGGAGGCGATCGGCCTGTCGAGCGAGGGCGAGTGGTTCATGGACTACCGCAACGCCGACGGCTCGATCGCCGAGATGTGCGGCAACGGCGTGCGGGTGTTCGCGCGGTACCTGGTGGAGGCCGGGCTGGTGACCGACCGCGAGTTCGTCATGGGCAGCAGGGCGGGCGACCGGCCGGTCCGCGTGCACGACGACCTCTCCGTGACCGTCCACATGGGACCGGCCACGGTCACCGGCAGCTCGGTCACCACGGTCGCGGGCACGCCGTTCTCCGGTATCGCCGTCGATGTCGGCAACCCGCACCTGGTGTCCACTGTGGACGAAGATGTGTCCTCGCTCGATCTCCGCGACCAGCCGGGGTTCGACAGGGACTTCTTCCCGCACGGCGTCAACCTCGAGTTCGTCAACGTCCTCGGCGAGGGCGCGCTGCGGATGCGCGTGCACGAACGGGGCGTCGGCGAGACGCGCGCCTGCGGGACCGGCACGGTCGCCGCGGTCGCGGCCACCCTGCACCTGGCAGGCGCCGATTCCGGTACGTCCACTGTGGACATTCCGGGCGGGAGGGTCTCCGTCACGGTCGAGCGCGGCGCCTCCACCCTCACCGGCCCCGCCGAGATCGTCGCGCGCGGCGAACTGGACGAGCACTGGTGGGCCGGTCTCGGTTGA
- the miaA gene encoding tRNA (adenosine(37)-N6)-dimethylallyltransferase MiaA produces MTPPIAVVGPTATGKSDLAVTLAERLGGEVVNADAMQLYRGMDIGTAKVTAAERRGIPHHLLDVLDVTETASVAAYQREARAVLERLADEGKVPVLAGGSGLYVQAVLDDLRFPGTDPGVRARLDAEAERLGAESLHTRLAALDPAAAAAILPSNVRRIVRALEVIEITGEPFSANLPAPGPARYGTVLIGVDRAVEELDERVDVRVGRMFEAGLVDEVRRLEREGLREGKTASRALGYQQVLAEFDGDEDFGAAAAATAQATRRFVRRQRSWFRRDGRIRWFDGGDPGLAGKVLAELAP; encoded by the coding sequence GTGACACCCCCGATCGCGGTGGTCGGGCCGACCGCGACCGGCAAGTCCGATCTCGCCGTCACGCTGGCGGAACGGCTGGGGGGCGAGGTCGTCAACGCCGACGCCATGCAGCTCTACCGCGGGATGGACATCGGCACCGCCAAGGTCACCGCCGCCGAGCGGCGCGGGATCCCGCACCACCTGCTCGACGTGCTCGACGTGACCGAGACGGCCTCGGTCGCCGCGTACCAGCGCGAGGCGCGTGCCGTGCTCGAGCGGCTGGCCGACGAGGGCAAGGTGCCGGTCCTCGCGGGCGGTTCCGGGCTCTACGTGCAGGCCGTGCTCGACGACCTGCGGTTCCCCGGCACCGATCCCGGGGTGCGGGCCCGCCTCGACGCCGAGGCGGAGCGGCTCGGCGCGGAGTCGCTGCACACCCGCCTCGCCGCGCTCGATCCCGCGGCCGCGGCGGCGATCCTCCCGTCGAACGTGCGCCGGATCGTGCGCGCGCTGGAGGTCATCGAGATCACCGGCGAGCCGTTCTCCGCGAACCTCCCCGCGCCGGGACCTGCGCGCTACGGCACCGTGCTCATCGGCGTCGACCGCGCGGTGGAGGAGCTGGACGAGCGCGTGGACGTCCGGGTCGGGCGCATGTTCGAGGCGGGTCTCGTCGACGAGGTGCGCCGCCTCGAACGCGAAGGGCTCCGCGAAGGGAAAACGGCCTCGCGGGCGCTCGGGTACCAGCAGGTGCTGGCCGAGTTCGACGGCGACGAGGACTTCGGCGCCGCCGCGGCCGCCACCGCGCAGGCCACGCGGCGCTTCGTCCGCAGGCAGCGGTCGTGGTTCCGCCGGGACGGCCGGATCCGCTGGTTCGACGGCGGCGATCCGGGACTGGCCGGGAAGGTGCTTGCCGAACTGGCCCCGTAA
- a CDS encoding DUF349 domain-containing protein: MADETTDNGTAPAAPHPVPQVHAVAGHAAPVPPAEPNPTRWGRVDEEGTVYVTTPDGERKVGVWQAGTPDEGLVHYARRFDDLRTEVELLETRLGSGAGDPKHALSTATQLRDGLADAAVVGDLAALGARIEQVITHAEAALASAKQEREQARSAAVARKQALAEEAEKLAAESTQWKAAGDRLRAILDEWKTVKGVDRKTDDELWKRFSKAREGFNRRRGSHFAELDKQRAGAKARKEELIAEAESLVDSTDWGPTAGRYKDLMAEWKAAGRAPKDTDDALWQRFRGAQDQFFARRSAAFSERDAEFAGNAAKKEELLADAEKIDPAANLDAAKAHLRRIQDQWDEIGKVPRERIRELDGRLKAVQDKIKAAEDSKWRRTDPEAQARAAQFRERVEQFEAQAEKARAAGDERRAKKADEQAAQWREWMETAENAIADR; encoded by the coding sequence ATGGCCGACGAGACCACAGACAACGGCACCGCACCGGCGGCACCGCACCCGGTACCGCAGGTGCACGCGGTTGCCGGCCATGCGGCGCCGGTGCCACCAGCCGAGCCGAACCCCACGCGCTGGGGCCGCGTCGACGAGGAAGGCACCGTCTACGTCACGACGCCCGACGGGGAGCGGAAGGTCGGCGTGTGGCAGGCCGGTACCCCAGACGAGGGGCTCGTGCACTACGCGCGCCGGTTCGACGACCTGCGCACCGAGGTCGAGCTGCTCGAAACGCGGCTCGGCTCGGGTGCGGGCGATCCGAAGCACGCGCTGTCGACCGCGACGCAGCTGCGTGACGGCCTGGCCGACGCCGCCGTGGTGGGCGATCTCGCCGCGCTCGGGGCCAGGATCGAGCAGGTGATCACGCACGCCGAAGCGGCATTGGCGAGCGCGAAACAGGAGCGCGAACAGGCCAGGTCGGCCGCCGTCGCCCGCAAGCAGGCGCTCGCGGAGGAGGCCGAGAAGCTCGCCGCCGAGTCGACGCAGTGGAAGGCCGCCGGTGACCGCCTGCGCGCGATCCTCGACGAGTGGAAGACCGTCAAGGGCGTCGACCGCAAGACCGACGACGAGCTGTGGAAGCGGTTTTCGAAGGCGCGCGAGGGGTTCAACCGCAGGCGGGGTTCGCACTTCGCGGAGCTGGACAAGCAGCGCGCCGGTGCGAAGGCGCGCAAGGAGGAGCTGATCGCGGAGGCCGAGTCGCTCGTCGACTCGACGGACTGGGGCCCCACCGCCGGGCGCTACAAGGACCTGATGGCCGAGTGGAAGGCCGCGGGGCGCGCGCCGAAGGACACCGACGACGCGTTGTGGCAGCGCTTCCGCGGCGCGCAGGACCAGTTCTTCGCGCGCCGGTCGGCCGCGTTCTCCGAGCGCGACGCCGAGTTCGCGGGCAACGCGGCCAAGAAGGAAGAGCTGCTGGCCGACGCGGAGAAGATCGACCCCGCGGCGAACCTCGACGCGGCGAAGGCCCACCTGCGCCGCATCCAGGACCAGTGGGACGAGATCGGCAAGGTGCCGCGCGAGCGGATCCGCGAGCTCGACGGCAGGCTGAAGGCCGTCCAGGACAAGATCAAGGCGGCCGAGGACAGCAAGTGGCGCCGCACCGATCCCGAGGCGCAGGCCAGGGCGGCCCAGTTCCGCGAGCGGGTGGAGCAGTTCGAGGCGCAGGCGGAGAAGGCTCGGGCCGCGGGCGACGAGCGTCGGGCGAAGAAGGCCGACGAGCAGGCCGCGCAGTGGCGTGAATGGATGGAGACCGCGGAGAACGCGATCGCCGACCGCTGA
- a CDS encoding Rv2732c family membrane protein: MSEAGTDKELTELQAEIDEVGQRAAKTVELGRRGFVIAVAVFVLLVGQVLPWVGDHVGWQVLLGEGGPIPQLFAATSTGFGVLASALALGTRRWWLSWVCAVGGWFSFVDGLLAVWSQQSSHANNAVGGGPGVGMIVALVTMIVLGVNWMRTAWSHS; the protein is encoded by the coding sequence GTGAGCGAAGCGGGCACCGACAAGGAGCTGACCGAACTGCAGGCCGAGATCGACGAGGTCGGCCAGCGCGCGGCGAAGACCGTGGAGCTGGGCAGGCGCGGGTTCGTCATCGCGGTCGCGGTGTTCGTGCTGCTCGTCGGCCAGGTGCTGCCGTGGGTCGGCGACCACGTCGGCTGGCAGGTGCTCCTCGGCGAGGGCGGGCCGATCCCGCAGCTGTTCGCCGCCACCTCGACCGGTTTCGGCGTGCTGGCCTCCGCGCTGGCGCTCGGCACCCGGCGATGGTGGCTCTCGTGGGTGTGCGCGGTCGGCGGGTGGTTCTCGTTCGTCGACGGCCTGCTCGCGGTGTGGTCGCAGCAGTCCTCGCACGCGAACAACGCGGTCGGCGGCGGCCCCGGCGTCGGCATGATCGTGGCGCTGGTGACCATGATCGTGCTCGGCGTCAACTGGATGCGCACCGCCTGGTCGCATTCCTGA
- the miaB gene encoding tRNA (N6-isopentenyl adenosine(37)-C2)-methylthiotransferase MiaB translates to MQEISGGGVGVSTQDVRKTYQIRTFGCQMNVHDSERLAGQLEEAGYVPADGTAPDVVVFNTCAVRENADNKLYGNLGQLRPAKTSNPDMQIAVGGCLAQKDRGEIVKRAPWVDVVFGTHNIGSLPALLDRARHNAKAEVEILESLETFPSTLPARRDSAYSGWVSISVGCNNTCTFCIVPSLRGKERDRRPGEILAEVEALVAEGVLEVTLLGQNVNSYGVEFGDRLAFGKLLRACGSVDGLERVRFTSPHPAAFTDDVIDAMAQTPNVCHQLHMPLQSGSDRVLKEMRRSYRSARFLSILDKVRDGMPDAAITTDIIVGFPGETEEDFQATLDVVREARFSSAFTFQYSKRPGTPAAEMPGQLPKEVVQERYDRLVALQDDVAWQENKKLVGRKVELLVATGEGRKDAETHRMSGRARDGRLVHFTPVGGAIDRAVRPGDIVETVVTYGAPHHLVADGDLLSHRRTKAGDNAEAGLRPKTSGVTLGLPSFGAPPAPAPATEGCAL, encoded by the coding sequence ATGCAAGAGATCAGCGGAGGCGGTGTTGGCGTGAGCACGCAAGATGTTCGCAAAACCTATCAAATCCGCACCTTCGGCTGCCAGATGAACGTGCACGACTCCGAACGGCTCGCCGGGCAGCTCGAGGAAGCGGGCTACGTGCCCGCCGACGGCACGGCGCCCGACGTCGTCGTGTTCAACACGTGCGCGGTGCGGGAGAACGCGGACAACAAGCTGTACGGCAACCTCGGGCAGCTGCGGCCCGCGAAGACCTCGAACCCGGACATGCAGATCGCCGTCGGCGGCTGCCTCGCGCAGAAGGACCGCGGGGAGATCGTCAAGCGCGCGCCGTGGGTGGACGTCGTGTTCGGCACGCACAACATCGGCTCGCTGCCCGCGCTGCTCGACCGCGCCCGGCACAACGCGAAGGCCGAGGTCGAGATCCTCGAATCGCTGGAGACCTTCCCGTCGACGCTGCCCGCCCGCCGCGACTCCGCGTACTCCGGCTGGGTGTCGATCTCGGTGGGCTGCAACAACACCTGCACGTTCTGCATCGTGCCTTCCTTGCGGGGCAAGGAACGCGACCGCCGTCCCGGCGAGATCCTCGCCGAGGTCGAGGCGCTGGTCGCCGAAGGCGTGCTGGAAGTGACGCTGCTGGGCCAGAACGTCAACTCCTACGGCGTCGAGTTCGGCGACCGCCTCGCGTTCGGGAAGCTCCTGCGCGCCTGCGGTTCCGTCGACGGCCTGGAGCGCGTCCGGTTCACCTCGCCGCATCCGGCCGCGTTCACCGACGACGTGATCGACGCGATGGCGCAGACCCCGAACGTGTGCCACCAGCTGCACATGCCGCTGCAGTCCGGTTCGGACCGGGTGCTCAAGGAAATGCGCCGCTCGTACCGCTCGGCCCGCTTCCTGTCCATTTTGGACAAGGTGCGCGACGGCATGCCGGACGCGGCGATCACCACCGACATCATCGTCGGCTTCCCCGGCGAGACCGAAGAGGACTTCCAGGCCACGCTCGACGTCGTGCGCGAGGCCAGGTTCTCCAGTGCCTTCACGTTCCAGTACTCGAAGCGGCCGGGCACGCCCGCCGCCGAGATGCCGGGCCAGTTGCCGAAGGAGGTCGTGCAGGAGCGGTACGACCGGCTCGTCGCGCTGCAGGACGACGTGGCCTGGCAGGAGAACAAGAAGCTCGTCGGCAGGAAGGTCGAGCTGCTGGTGGCCACCGGCGAAGGCCGCAAGGACGCCGAGACGCACCGGATGAGCGGGCGCGCCCGCGACGGCAGGCTCGTGCACTTCACCCCGGTCGGCGGCGCGATCGACCGCGCGGTGCGCCCTGGCGACATCGTGGAGACCGTGGTGACCTACGGGGCCCCGCACCACCTCGTCGCCGACGGCGATCTGCTCTCGCACCGGCGGACCAAGGCCGGCGACAACGCCGAGGCGGGGCTGCGCCCGAAGACCAGCGGGGTCACGCTCGGGCTGCCGTCGTTCGGCGCGCCGCCCGCACCGGCACCGGCCACGGAAGGATGTGCGCTGTGA
- a CDS encoding FAD-dependent monooxygenase — translation MDYAVVVAGGGPVGLMLACELRLGGARVAVVERLTEVAPTFLRERNGEDGAGNAINPRSER, via the coding sequence ATGGACTATGCCGTAGTGGTGGCCGGAGGCGGCCCGGTCGGACTGATGCTGGCCTGCGAGCTCCGGCTGGGAGGCGCGCGGGTGGCCGTTGTGGAGCGGCTCACCGAAGTGGCCCCGACCTTCTTGCGCGAGCGGAACGGCGAGGACGGAGCGGGCAACGCGATCAACCCCAGGTCGGAACGGTGA